Proteins from a genomic interval of Aspergillus flavus chromosome 7, complete sequence:
- a CDS encoding putative allantoate permease, which produces MVLVPFVHFASLSIAMVSFKFSRTALARHHVRSPDEKALVRRLDIFLLTFGCLSQVIKYLDQQNINNAYVSGMKEDLNLFGNELNLFTTYFNAAYCVMLIPSQIILTYVRPSFWLPGLEIAWGVLTGLIAMCNSAKQIYVLRVFLGLCESSAWPGMMTLFMYWYTPTELAKRMGFYQSCQAAGQMMSGALQTAITNTMEGHHGLAGWRWLFVINAIITVVWGFLGFFMIPDLPNRPNPRAFWFKKVHAELSMERLARNGRAEPKRMTWAGVKRTFSGWVVYFIAVLYIATVLGTYGYVYFSLFLKALKRPDGSPRWSVSQVNAIPIGGSAINVVFVWVWALLSDFLETRWTLIVLQGIIGIIPCIIMSIWTRHPTSVDVSAAYASYFIAHTCLGTAPLIFAWLSDLIPQDPEARTLVVGVAVAGYYAISAWSQVLVWPASQAPYYRYGWQSALALLVLVIVMTCVLRFIDVRYLLPKRVAFQEALGAEVVAGGSLKNDEERPRDADLKTPTTSTRVDE; this is translated from the exons ATGgttcttgttccttttgtCCATTTTGCTTCCTTGAGCATAGCAATGGTGTCCTTTAAGTTTAGTCGCACGGCGTTGGCAAGGCATCATGTTCGCTCCCCAGATGAGAAGGCGCTTGTTCGACGGCTGGACATATTTCTATTGACTTTCGGTTGTCTATCTCAAG TTATCAAATATTTGGATCAACagaacatcaacaatgccTACGTTTCCGGCATGAAGGAAGACCTGAATCTCTTTGGGAACGAGCTGAATCT cttcacgACATACTTCAATGCCGCCTACTGCGTCATGCTCATTCCCTCTCAGATCATTCTGACCTATGTCCGACCCAGTTTCTGGCTACCTGGTTTGGAAATCGCCTGGGGAGTTTTAACCGGGTTGATTGCTATGTGTAACAGTGCGAAGCAGATATACGTTCTGCGAGTCTTCCTCGGTCTCTGCGAAAGTAGTGCGTGGCCTGGAATGATGACCTTATTTA TGTATTGGTACACCCCCACCGAGCTTGCCAAACGCATGGGATTCTATCAGTCGTGTCAAGCTGCGGGACAGATGATGTCCGGTGCTTTACAAACTgccatcaccaacaccatgGAGGGACACCATGGACTAGCAGGCTGGCGGTGGCTGTTCGTGATCAACGCCATCATTACTGTGGTGTGGGGATTCTTGGGATTTTTCATGATTCCTGATCTGCCGAACAGGCCAAACCCCCGTGCATTTTGGTTCAAGAAAGTGCATGCCGAACTCTCCATGGAACGATTAGCACGTAATGGCCGCGCAGAGCCGAAGAGAATGACATGGGCTGGTGTCAAGCGCACGTTTTCGGGGTGGGTGGTCTATTTCATCGCGGTGTTATATATCGCAACCGTCCTCGGGACATACGGCTACGTGTACTTTTCGCTTTTCTTGAAAGCTCTCAAGAGACCAGACGGCAGCCCAAGATGGAGTGTCTCTCAGGTGAACGCGATCCCCATCGGCGGCTCAGCCATCAACGTGGTCTTCGTATGGGTGTGGGCCTTGCTGTCCGACTTCCTCGAAACGAGATGGACACTCATCGTCCTCCAAGGCATCATCGGCATTATCCCGTGTATCATCATGAGCATCTGGACGCGACATCCTACATCGGTTGACGTATCCGCCGCATACGCATCTTATTTCATTGCACACACCTGCCTCGGTACCGCGCCACTTATCTTTGCCTGGCTTTCTGACCTCATCCCACAAGATCCTGAAGCGCGCACTCTCGTCGTTGGTGTTGCAGTCGCCGGATACTATGCCATCTCGGCGTGGTCGCAGGTCCTGGTCTGGCCGGCCTCTCAGGCCCCATATTATCGGTACGGTTGGCAGAGTGCTCTTGCGTTGTTAGTTCTTGTCATCGTCATGACTTGTGTTTTGCGTTTTATCGATGTGCGATACTTGTTGCCCAAACGTGTGGCTTTTCAGGAAGCCCTTGGTGCTGAGGTGGTTGCGGGTGGCTCATtgaagaatgatgaagaaCGGCCAAGAGATGCGGATTTGAAGACGCCGACTACTAGTACGAGGGTGGATGAGTAG
- a CDS encoding FAD dependent oxidoreductase codes for MGLAEVYLTKPPVSVSGSELPVHFLCYMQIETHPFLLGPTFELIEAGVKGEDIIILEAREAASGASSRNAGHVRPDAFRGFSAYAKVHGEEQALKIIANERLVLEKVDEFTKKHGVQCDFNLTTTFDVCMTPEFAAYEAESFDAYKNAGGDVSHIKFYEGEEAQTKTKVNGAVAAYEWPAGSSHPAKLAQFLLQAVVSRGGKLFTFCPATELRRNESEPELWDVHTPRGIVTAERVVHCTNAHAALLLPHLEPYIQPNRAQAHSLIPTPSFAAENALRNTFSLRYSLHHFYSLIQRQNDGTLVLGVSRSNPTLSQETRASVYSTDDTSYNEEIVRDALQSFNQIFPDFDSASAVHGEGLDHAWTGIIAMTTDSVPFVGAIESLPGQYICAGFNGHGMARIFTCAPGIAKIMLGKDWDDTGLPECFKFSEERLTRLSTKTVQSVW; via the exons ATGGGTCTAGCAGAAGTTTACCTAACAAAACCCCCTGTCTCAGTTTCTGGCAGCGAACTACCCGTGCATTTCCTCTGCTACATGCAAATCGAAACACACCCGTTCCTTCTAGGTCCAA CGTTCGAACTTATCGAGGCTGGCGTTAAAGGGGAGGATATCATAATACTCGAAGCGCGAGAGGCAGCTAGTGGTGCCAGTTCGCGAAATGCTGGACACGTACGACCGG ACGCATTCCGAGGATTCAGTGCATATGCAAAGGTCCATGGAGAGGAACAAGCTCTGAAGATAATTGCCAACGAGCGCCTCGTTCTCGAAAAGGTAGACGAATTTACCAAGAAACACGGAGTACAATGCGATTTCAACCTCACCACAACATTCGACGTATGCATGACCCCCGAGTTTGCGGCGTATGAGGCCGAAAGCTTCGACGCGTACAAGAATGCAGGAGGCGATGTCTCGCACATCAAGTTCTatgaaggcgaagaagcgcAAACAAAGACGAAAGTAAACGGTGCCGTCGCAGCATACGAGTGGCCAGCTGGATCCAGTCATCCAGCAAAGCTCGCACAGTTTCTCCTCCAGGCGGTTGTATCGCGCGGAGGGAAGTTGTTCACGTTTTGTCCGGCTACTGAATTGAGGCGTAACGAGTCGGAGCCAGAGCTCTGGGATGTGCATACGCCGCGAGGAATCGTGACAGCAGAACGAGTTGTCCACTGCACGAACGCCCATGCAGCACTTTTGCTGCCGCATTTGGAGCCTTATATCCAGCCAAACCGCGCTCAGGCGCATAGCTTGATCCCCACGCCCTCGTTCGCGGCAGAGAATGCCCTTCGGAATACCTTTTCGCTGCGTTATAGTCTACATCATTTCTACTCCTTAATTCAACGGCAGAATGATGGTACACTGGTGCTAGGTGTATCGCGATCAAACCCTACTCTGAGTCAGGAGACACGAGCTAGTGTCTATAGCACAGACGATACGAGCTATAACGAGGAGATAGTCCGAGATGCCCTCCAAAGCTTCAACCAGATATTTCCTGACTTCGACAGCGCGAGTGCCGTGCATGGGGAGGGTCTAGATCACGCCTGGACTGGAATCATCGCCATGACGACCGACTCCGTACCGTTCGTTGGAGCAATTGAATCCCTGCCGGGGCAATATATTTGTGCTGGGTTTAATGGGCATG GTATGGCACGTATATTTACTTGCGCACCGGGGATTGCCAAAATCATGCTCGGAAAGGATTGGGACGATACAGGTTTGCCCGAATGTTTCAAATTCAGCGAAGAGAGACTCACTAGACTGTCCACCAAGACTGTGCAGTCTGTGTGGTGA
- a CDS encoding phosphoglycerate mutase family protein (phosphoglycerate mutase, putative) gives MPDKDAGTPRVFLYRHGQTEWSKNGRYTGVTELELTQDGEKQVLASGKMIVGSGKLIDPAHLAHVYISPRKRAMQTFEIAFSDAAKQQLRDANKVSETDRLAEWGYGLYEGLVTKEIRALRKEHGLDTEQEWDIWRDGCEEGESPQEVTDRIDDLIKEIRELHKDNMHGEKHCDVLLVAHGHLLRAFTKRWLGYPMEFPLSMMLEPGAVGVLSYQHHSIDEPALMVGYGFPLEG, from the exons ATGCCTGACAAGGACGCTGGTACACCCCGTGTTTTCCTCTACCGACACG GGCAGACGGAGTGGTCCAAGAACGGCCGGTACACCGGTGTCACTGAGCTGGAACTCACTCAAGATGGCGAGAAGCAGGTTCTTGCCTCTGGCAAGATGATTGTTGGATCGGGCAAACTAATTGACCCGGCCCACCTGGCTCATGTGTATATTAGTCCTCGAAAGAGGGCTATGCAGACTTTCGAGATTGCTTTCTCTGATGCTGCTAAGCAGCAGCTCAGAGACGCAAACAAGGTCAGCGAAACCGACAGACTGGCTGAGTGGGGCTACGGTCTTTACGAGGGATTGGTGACGAAGGAGATCCGGGCTTTGCGAAAGGAGCATGGTCTGGATACCGAGCAGGAATGGGATATCTGGCGCGATGGCTGTGAGGAGGGAGA GTCTCCTCAAGAGGTCACGGATCGCATTGACGATCTTATTAAAGAGATTCGTGAGCTTCACAAAGACAACATGCACGGCGAGAAGCATTGTGACGTGCTCTTGGTGGCACATGGCCACTTGCTTCGGGCTTTCACCAAGCGCTGGCTTGGATACCCCATGGAGTTTCCCCTTTCTATGATGCTTGAACCTGGTGCCGTTGGTGTTTTGAG CTACCAACACCATAGTATTGACGAGCCTGCCCTGATGGTTGGTTATGGATTTCCATTGGAGGGATGA
- a CDS encoding 2,4-dihydroxyhept-2-ene-1,7-dioic acid aldolase, with protein MSYTSAITTAIQNPRLRLLNALRTNSKPVMTFLGLPSFRTAQIVAQTGVDGIIIDCEHGHISDDSMHSSTAAIASLGVSPLVRLRMTHADLIKRALDAGAHGIVVPQINTAEEARAVVSHAKFPPQGLRGQGSAFPAIAYGVDMPTYMKTANETLITCVQIESKAGVENVDAICAVPGVDMIFIGPNDLALSLLGYVPAKGDEPEFVDAIDKIVTAARKHGKWVSRLSNNGALCKEHLKVFDTVAMSYDVRAIHNWYTAELQVARS; from the exons ATGTCATATACATCAGCCATAACAACCGCAATTCAAAACCCGCGGTTACGACTGCTTAATGCTTTACGAACCAACTCCAAACCCGTCATGACTTTCCTGGGGCTTCCGTCCTTTCGCACGGCGCAAATTGTCGCTCAGACGGGCGTTGAT ggcatcatcatcgactgTGAGCATGGTCATATAAGCGACGATTCCATGCACAGCTCGACTGCCGCTATTGCTTCTTTGGGAGTATCGCCCCTTGTTCGTCTCAGAATGACTCACGCggatttaattaaaagagcATTGGATGCTGGTGCACA CGGTATCGTTGTACCCCAAATCAATacagccgaagaagccagGGCCGTTGTCTCTCATGCCAAATTCCCTCCTCAGGGTCTTCGAGGGCAAGGTTCCGCGTTTCCAGCCATCGCTTACGGTGTCGACATGCCAACATACATGAAAACGGCAAATGAGACACTCATCACTTGTGTTCAGATTGAATCGAAAGCCGGAGTCGAGAACGTTGACGCCATCTGTGCTGTTCCTGGTGTTG ATATGATCTTTATCGGACCGAATGATCTTGCCCTCTCACTCCTTGGTTATGTTCCCGCCAAAGGTGATGAGCCCGAGTTTGTCGATGCTATCGATAAGATCGTGACGGCGGCTAGAAAGCATGGTAAATGGGTTAGCCGATTATCGAATAACGGGGCTTTGTGCAAGGAGCATCTGAAGGTGTTCGATACTGTGGCAATGAGTTATGATGTTCGGGCGATTCATAATTGGTATACAGCTGAATTGCAAGTTGCGCGTTCGTGA
- a CDS encoding putative quinone oxidoreductase: MKEAVVDKSVTVAIRDVDIPVVKPGQVLIKVVVSGTNPKDWKVPTWQPDAPAANQGDDIAGYVEAVGEGVPNFRKGDRVAAFHEMLTAGGSYAEYAIAWAHTTFHLPEETSFEEGATIPLAAMTSAIGLFQELNLPLPWNPAKESLPLVVYGGSSAVGAFAIKLARLSNIHPIIAVAGKGASYVETLIDRSKGDTIIDYREGDEAIRKNIKAAAGGLPIHHAYDAVSEKGSYRNLGAVLTAPGKITVVLPGIDSKEVPEGVQLLRTNVGSVHQSAAAGQTVGNIEFGAAFFAFFGRGLAQGWFTGHPHEVRLNGLAGLEEALQDLQAGNASATKYVVRIADTPGL, translated from the exons ATGAAGGAAGCTGTTGTTGATAAATCAGTCACTGTCGCGATCCGTGACGTTGACATTCCCGTCGTGAAGCCTGGCCAAGTGTTGATCAAGGTGGTTGTATCTGGCACTAACCCTAAGGATTGGAAGGTGCCAACATGGCAGCCCGATGCGCCTGCTGCAAACCAGGGAGATGATATTGCTGGCTACGTCGAGGCTGTGGGAGAGGGAGTGCCAAATTTCAGAAAGGGTGATAGAGTGGCCGCTTTCCATGAGATGCTTACAGCCGGGGGCAGCTATGCAGAGTATGCCATTGCCTGGGCGCACACGACCTTCCATCTACCCGAGGAAACCAGCTTCGAAG AGGGCGCCACGATTCCTCTCGCTGCAATGACATCTGCAATCGGACTTTTTCAGGAGTTGAATTTGCCTCTTCCTTGGAATCCTGCAAAGGAGTCGCTACCTCTGGTTGTGTATGGCGGTTCTTCAGCTGTAGGAGCTTTCGCGATAAAATTGGCTCGTCTCTCAAACATCCACCCTATCATCGCAGTGGCCGGCAAAGGAGCCTCGTACGTCGAGACTTTGATTGACCGCTCTAAGGGCGATACGATCATTGACTACCGTGAAGGGGATGAAGCGATTCGCAAAAACATCAAAGCTGCTGCCGGTGGCCTGCCAATTCACCATGCATACGATGCGGTCTCCGAGAAGGGGTCCTACCGGAACTTAGGCGCAGTGCTTACTGCACCAGGGAAGATCACCGTCGTCCTTCCAGGAATTGATTCTAAGGAAGTTCCAGAGGGAGTCCAGCTGTTAAGGACAAATGTTGGATCAGTTCACCaatctgcagctgcaggaCAGACGGTCGGTAACATCGAGTTTGGCGCTGCATTCTTCGCCTTTTTCGGCAGGGGATTGGCCCAGGGTTGGTTCACGGGCCATCCCCACGAGGTGCGCCTCAACGGATTGGCAggacttgaagaagcatTGCAAGACTTGCAGGCCGGTAATGCTTCAGCAACAAAGTATGTTGTGCGCATCGCCGATACCCCAGGACTGTAG
- a CDS encoding ribonuclease E inhibitor RraA/Dimethylmenaquinone methyltransferase (unnamed protein product), giving the protein MSQSSILDRLSALDTNTVSDALDFLGLKGATYGLRPLWDCPKIVGRASTVKVGPKTDTAPTTHLLTPVIDAVTTDDRVLVISGGIDGISCWGDIVANASKQKRIRGTVIDGMSRDIDGSREVGYPVYGRGVTMISARNRLVQVDSGIPLQVGGVTVHQDDYVIADRCGTVFVPAQRIEDVLEFGERIDRRQARMVEAVRAGQPVSEVMHDKQFEAIRENAPLSKVLPVAPASKRNPKQASPEDQELVALFADSDTPGVSDALDKLGIPGQAFGIMPLTDYKKVTVGPAFTVRYVPASDPPGSVGDFIDEVAIGDVVVIDNGGRTDCTVWGDIMTQYAGLRDIAGTVIDGVCRDVNRAIDDDYPLFTAGRWMRTGKDRVQVGGVNESIGIGKVRVNPRDIVVADANGVVIVPRDRAREVAEVARRIEKSEAGIRELIASGATIAEAREKLGYHTLQRKV; this is encoded by the coding sequence ATGAGCCAATCCAGCATCTTGGACCGACTTTCAGCGCTCGACACCAACACCGTGTCTGATGCCTTAGATTTCCTCGGCCTCAAAGGAGCCACATACGGCCTGCGACCACTCTGGGACTGTCCTAAGATAGTTGGACGTGCCAGCACAGTGAAAGTGGGCCCAAAAACTGATACTGCTCCCACAACACATCTACTTACACCGGTCATCGATGCGGTAACGACCGATGATCGCGTTCTTGTCATCTCGGGCGGCATAGATGGCATCTCATGTTGGGGCGATATCGTCGCCAATGCATCGAAACAAAAGCGTATCCGGGGAACCGTTATCGATGGCATGAGTCGTGATATAGACGGCAGCCGTGAGGTCGGGTATCCCGTTTACGGTCGTGGTGTCACCATGATCAGTGCGCGCAATCGCTTGGTGCAGGTCGACTCCGGCATACCCTTGCAAGTGGGAGGAGTCACGGTCCACCAAGATGACTATGTAATCGCCGATCGTTGCGGGACAGTCTTCGTCCCGGCTCAGCGTATTGAGGACGTCCTAGAATTTGGCGAGCGGATCGACCGTCGCCAGGCTAGGATGGTCGAGGCCGTTCGAGCCGGTCAGCCGGTGTCTGAAGTCATGCACGACAAGCAATTCGAAGCCATTCGCGAAAATGCACCACTATCAAAAGTCTTGCCAGTCGCGCCAGCCTCCAAACGAAACCCCAAGCAAGCTAGTCCCGAAGATCAAGAGTTAGTAGCTCTTTTCGCCGATTCAGACACCCCTGGTGTCTCTGATGCACTTGATAAACTCGGCATTCCAGGACAGGCGTTCGGTATAATGCCTTTGACCGATTACAAAAAGGTTACCGTCGGGCCGGCCTTCACTGTTCGTTACGTACCCGCCAGCGATCCACCTGGAAGTGTCGGTGATTTTATCGACGAGGTTGCCATAGGTGATGTCGTGGTCATCGATAATGGTGGTCGCACAGATTGTACCGTTTGGGGCGATATAATGACTCAGTATGCCGGGTTACGAGACATCGCTGGAACTGTTATTGATGGTGTGTGCCGCGATGTGAACCGTGCCATCGACGACGACTACCCACTCTTCACGGCTGGCCGTTGGATGCGAACTGGCAAGGATCGGGTTCAAGTGGGAGGTGTCAACGAGTCAATCGGCATCGGCAAGGTTCGTGTCAACCCTCGCGACATCGTTGTCGCCGATGCAAATGGTGTCGTTATTGTCCCGCGAGATCGCGCCCGTGAGGTGGCCGAAGTCGCACGAAGGATCGAGAAGAGTGAAGCTGGCATCCGGGAATTGATCGCTAGCGGTGCTACGATCGCTGAGGCGCGAGAGAAGCTTGGTTACCACACATTGCAGCGTAAGGTTTAA
- a CDS encoding TAP-like protein-domain-containing protein, with the protein MSTLISSYLLGLVACAAAAPAASRASPHGTRGYGEIQWKPCGDLGVNGTTELECGSLAVPLDYTEPDSGETLNLEILRAPAPNQPSKGSVFVNFGGPGASGVAEMSLLGSVLSIFVGGSYDVVNVVPRGTGNTLPFSCFADEQERIAAALRAPFATNASDTALGQVWAEAKNRADACVHAQNKTGSLIGTAFTARDIMQVVDTLEEDGKLRWWGQSYGTLLGSTLIAMFPDKIDKAVLDGVVNAHEYYHINVEQVAGADSAFSGFCSQCVDNKDKCPIAGNRTAEELEEDLYAAMEALKSKPIPVSVEGKGYIVDYATIKGTIHYALYFPATWPTLAEKLDILFSGNITGILPDLVAPLPVTPDADAIQGIKCSDNQEPLETLEDALPGVEARAELSKIAGDIADVSALQCARWGMPAKEQYTGDFKAKTQNPVLLVSTQHDPITPLVSAKKMSEGFEGSVVLEQEGYGHTIISQGSVCTVKAIMAYLNDGTLPEPGTVCKVDAVPFSGESGVAAVLEELTNAA; encoded by the exons ATGTCGACATTAATTTCTTCAtatcttcttggtcttgTGGCCTGCGCTGCCGCGGCGCCTGCAGCCTCACGAGCTTCGCCCCATGGCACTCGGGGCTACGGCGAGATCCAGTGGAAACCTTGCGGCGACCTCGGGGTGAATGGGACAACGGAACTGGAATGCGGTAGCCTTGCTGTTCCTCTCGATTACACTGAGCCTGATTCCGGGGAGACCCTCAACCTCGAGATCCTAAGGGCTCCGGCCCCAAACCAGCCCTCGAAGGGAAGCGTGTTCGTCAACTTTGGTGGCCCGGGAGCTAGCGGTGTCGCTGAGATGTCCTTGTTGGGGTCTGTCTTGAGCAT ATTTGTCGGAGGCTCATACGACGTCGTTAACGTAGTACCTCG AGGAACCGGCAATACACTCCCATTCTCCTGCTTCGCAGACGAACAGGAGCGAATCGCAGCCGCCTTGAGGGCCCCTTTCGCTACAAACGCCTCCGATACTGCCCTCGGACAGGTCTGGGCCGAGGCTAAAAACAGAGCAGATGCGTGCGTTCACGCGCAGAACAAGACGGGAAGCCTTATCGGAACGGCCTTTACAGCTCGGGACATAATGCAAGTGGTCGACACCCTTGAGGAAGACGGCAAGCTCAGATGGTGGG GCCAGTCTTACGGAACGCTCCTCGGATCGACGCTCATTGCCATGTTCCCGGATAAGATCGACAAGGCTGTCCTAGATGGTGTCGTCAACGCGCATGAATACTACCATAT CAATGTAGAACAGGTTGCTGGTGCGGACAGCGCCTTTTCCGGGTTCTGCTCCCAGTGTGTCGATAACAAGGACAAGTGCCCTATCGCCGGCAACCGTACGGCCGAAGAGCTTGAGGAAGATCTTTACGCGGCAATGGAGGCGTTGAAGTCCAAACCCATCCCCGTATCCGTGGAGGGCAAAGGATACATCGTCGACTACGCAACCATCAAGGGGACGATCCATTACGCCTTGTACTTCCCCGCAACGTGGCCCACACTAGCCGAGAAACTGGACATCCTGTTTTCGGGAAACATCACGGGCATTCTTCCTGACCTCGTGGCCCCCCTGCCAGTCACTCCGGACGCGGATGCTATCCAGGGGATCAAGTGCAGCGACAACCAGGAGCCTCTGGAGACCCTTGAGGATGCGCTCCCGGGTGTCGAGGCGCGGGCGGAGCTGAGCAAGATTGCGGGCGACATCGCTGACGTTAGTGCGCTGCAGTGTGCGCGCTGGGGAATGCCAGCGAAGGAGCAGTACACCGGCGACTTCAAGGCCAAGACTCAGAACCCGGTCCTTCTGGTCAGCACCCAGCATGACCCCATCACGCCGCTCGTCTCGGCCAAGAAGATGAGCGAGGGCTTTGAGGGGAGCGTGGTACTTGAACAGGAAGGTTACGGA CACACGATCATTTCGCAAGGCTCTGTGTGTACTGTCAAGGCGATAATGGCGTACCTTAATGACGGCACTCTGCCCGAGCCTGGTACTGTTTGCAAAGTCGACGCAGTGCCATTTTCGGGAGAGAGTGGAGTGGCTGCTGTCCTGGAAGAGCTTACCAACGCCGCTTAA
- a CDS encoding SUKH-4 immunity protein-domain-containing protein, whose amino-acid sequence MPGFLNLPPEILLLVYCSLDSIADAYFLSQTCQQAYHVFSRPQSQPKIFESIIHNVLQDAAPNQAWLEKQFGPGSLWRPKEADLPVDLTNKAAREFLINIGFPSVKVPRIGFNSIHLKAFADKGDSLCRYTGEELYGIHDPEDEVPALSFCLGEVYTQLVMLENEHGHVFWYNGDCYDSLGRDRGLVAQGLDSLAVLLGMVVAVTKDLRESPLDLSLEELERRVEILKRPLDILRGKMRDYDFYAEDAELWNDLFSELLDDWEFRDESLGS is encoded by the exons ATGCCAGGGTTCCTAAACCTTCCACCAGAGATTCTCCTTTTGGTATACTGCAGCCTCGACTCCATCGCCGATgcatattttctttctcagacGTGTCAGCAGGCCTACCATGTCTTCAGCCGACCACAGAGTCAGCCAAAAATATTCGAATCAATCATA CACAATGTCCTTCAAGACGCTGCCCCAAACCAAGCCTGGCTGGAAAAACAGTTTGGTCCCGGATCACTTTGGCGACCTAAGGAGGCTGATCTTCCAGTGGATCTAACAAACAAAGCGGCCAGAGAGTTTCTGATCAATATCGGATTCCCTTCCGTCAAGGTCCCCCGCATAGGCTTTAACTCTATCCACTTGAAAGCGTTTGCCGACAAGGGGGACAGCTTGTGTAGGTATACGGGCGAAGAGCTCTATGGGATACATGatcctgaagatgaagtacCGGCTCTAAGCTTTTGTCTCGGAGAAGTATATACCCAGTTAGTCATGCTGGAGAATGAGCATGGTCATGTATTCTGGTATAATGGAGATTGCTATGATTCTTTGGGGCGTGACCGAGGTCTAGTCGCACAAGGGCTGGATAGTCTTGCCGTGCTATTGGGGATGGTGGTCGCCGTAACCAAGGATCTACGTGAAAGCCCATTAGATCTCTCTCTGGAAGAATTGGAGCGCCGGGTTGAGATCCTTAAAAGGCCGCTTGATATATTGCGGGGGAAAATGAGAGATTATGACTTTTACGCGGAGGACGCCGAATTGTGGAATGATCTGTTCTCTGAATTGTTAGATGACTGGGAATTTCGGGACGAGTCACTTGGCTCATAA